A window of the Hippoglossus stenolepis isolate QCI-W04-F060 chromosome 8, HSTE1.2, whole genome shotgun sequence genome harbors these coding sequences:
- the LOC118114150 gene encoding glycogen synthase kinase binding protein: MPCRKENYIFLEQSVTVDSKEVDALVTRIGEALQLHNNNSGGCGQKTVSVSVSCLHGLSGGGAKPAAMLGGGTAAPGQKRGGCCMRLRSRGHRGSSRASPYNIPGSNGDQDWDQIRPWNKKRVGAEEDDPHRLLQELILSGNLIKEAVRRLQFSAADCADFPQVADTVPS, from the coding sequence ATGCCCTGCCGGAAGGAGAACTACATCTTTCTGGAGCAGTCGGTCACCGTGGACTCCAAAGAGGTGGACGCGCTGGTGACCAGAATCGGCGaagctctgcagctccacaacaacaacagcggCGGCTGCGGCCAGAAGACGGTGTCGGTGTCCGTGTCCTGCCTGCACGGCCTCTCCGGCGGCGGGGCCAAGCCGGCGGCGATGCTCGGCGGCGGCACCGCGGCTCCGGGGCAGAAGCGCGGCGGCTGCTGCATGCGGCTCCGGAGCCGCGGGCACCGGGGGAGCAGCAGGGCGAGCCCGTACAACATCCCCGGGTCCAACGGGGACCAGGACTGGGACCAGATCAGACCGTGGAACAAGAAGAGGGTCGGCGCGGAGGAGGACGACCCGCACCGGCTCCTGCAGGAGTTAATTCTATCGGGGAACCTGATCAAAGAGGCCGTGAGGCGGCTGCAGTTCTCCGCCGCAGACTGTGCAGATTTCC